From Cyanobacteriota bacterium:
CATCACTAACAAAGCGAAGTTTTGCTAGTGATGTCGACAAAATAATGTCGGAACGGTGCTAAGCACTAGTTACGTTAATGAAGAAAAAAGGAGCTTTTGCTGAAAGTCTAATAACGATGAACAGTTTAACTAAAGTCAAAGAGTCAATTATTGCAGCAAGCCTAGTTATTTTTTGCTTATTGAGTTTAGTTCTTGGACTTTATCTCATAAAGAAAAATAATTCAGAAGATAACTCTAAATCTGAAATCCTAAGTCAACTTCGTTCTGATCGAGTCGCTGTGATTGGGCTTGAAGGAATGATAATGGATAGTTTTAAATCACGAAGCCCTTTTTCTAGTAGCCTCAATATTGCCTATGTCAAAGATCAATTAAATAAAGCTATCGAAGACAAAAAAACCAAAGCAGTTTTGCTGCGCATGAATAGTCCAGGTGGCACGGTTGCAGCGAGTCAAGAGATTTATCAATTAGTACAAAAACTCAAAGCTATCAATAAACCCGTGATTGTCTCGATGAGTGATGTTTGCGCTAGTGGTTGTTACTATATTGCAAGCGCAGCCGATCACATTGTTGCTAACCCTGGTACGCTGACTGGAAGTATTGGTGTAATCAGCTCATCACTTAATTTCAAAGGACTACTGGACAAACTAGGAATTATGGATCAGACATTTAAAGCGGGTAAGTATAAAGATCTTGGTTCTCCAACACGTCCATTGACTCCTGAAGAAAAAACAATATTGGATGCTTTACTTGCTGATAGTTATGATCAGTTCCTTGATGATGTTGCAGCTGGCAGAGCTATTGACAGAACAGAACTTGAATCCATTGCTGAGGGTTTGGTTTACACTGGACGTCAAGCTCTGGCAAAGTCATTAGTTGATGAGTTAGGTTCCTACTCGGACGCCCAGCAAGCTACTCGTGATATTTTACAAAACCAATATTCTTATGATGCTAAAGACATTAAATTCGTTGAGACTTGGAAGATGAATAAGCTATCTGGACTTGAGGACATGTTAGATCTCAATATTTCTTCAATGTTGAGTAATTTGAATTTTCAAACTTTGTGGATGATGAATTAGTTTGCTTGTTGAAATCACTTGCCAAACTTCGCTTTGCAGGATGTCTATTATGCTTAGGTTAAGAACATTTTGGGACATTTAACCGTCTCTTAACTCAAAT
This genomic window contains:
- the sppA gene encoding signal peptide peptidase SppA, with protein sequence MKKKGAFAESLITMNSLTKVKESIIAASLVIFCLLSLVLGLYLIKKNNSEDNSKSEILSQLRSDRVAVIGLEGMIMDSFKSRSPFSSSLNIAYVKDQLNKAIEDKKTKAVLLRMNSPGGTVAASQEIYQLVQKLKAINKPVIVSMSDVCASGCYYIASAADHIVANPGTLTGSIGVISSSLNFKGLLDKLGIMDQTFKAGKYKDLGSPTRPLTPEEKTILDALLADSYDQFLDDVAAGRAIDRTELESIAEGLVYTGRQALAKSLVDELGSYSDAQQATRDILQNQYSYDAKDIKFVETWKMNKLSGLEDMLDLNISSMLSNLNFQTLWMMN